A single genomic interval of Macadamia integrifolia cultivar HAES 741 chromosome 6, SCU_Mint_v3, whole genome shotgun sequence harbors:
- the LOC122082816 gene encoding methyl-CpG-binding domain-containing protein 13 isoform X2, whose protein sequence is MEDSPEWLPTGWSMVTKTRKSGMTAGRTYKCYISSTGSKFYSKEEVFRYLKNGKIQSHTSEPNKRDTATHCHSAEPNKIDTATHCHSSKPKKRDAAVHCPTSEQNKRDAAVHSTKSASKVVVEKHTAEGLPPGWIKEIKVTQMAGRTRKDPYYIDPVTGYEFRSLKDVFRYLESGDLGKCATKPKKRQISDMESIDTEISPPTAAKTHKIAGNATRRCLFTGRSSILSKAVVEDELVLESSSVVEKCLSLPFFAVDGETSRTISDHQEFEGIKNVEGKMVVAESMSISASGAGVSQDTQLLEKFHSVEGKNSKLISAAQKSGGLENTEEKIFCAEKGLVSSSEANGFAEKRSSEKPHDADGESTVLISEALESAGLENMEEKMISAEKSPILVPAADIKQPSEKLHSADEKSSEPVSIAQQESEGLENMEHKIANAENGLISAPSAVVSPDKQPLGKSLGKRKTRAQLRTISTQDGKELPLPRRASKRIAGLQAELAPDLENTVEKIICAKKCLVSPPEADVIAEKHSSEKPHDADGESTELISEALESGGLENMEEKMLCAEKGRISAPAADASPEKQPSEKLHSADGKSFEPVSIAQQESEALENMEHKIVNAGNGLISAPSAEVSPEKQPSGSSLGKRKTRAQLRTISTQDGKELPLPRRASKRLAGVEVELTPDLGISERALRMVAKHSVNLEANPAIGVSPNSYNHQAPKEANPLDAAGEVVTTDPLDTAGEVLTTPHASLLNENASKVGENPNQDEAAPEEPAGKFESEKQATDNPGKFDSEKQSTENLGESEKQSSVNPGEPTKKFESQKEYSEKPVDSSVVLPFGDSWPDPCLEFAFKTLTGAIPVDDNLVIGDYLQENLSMPQDQSFTLPDLGLDGFCQTDIMFQFGATEKSAPKQQSPGKPTCTSVGNCGMEASGDSALQQPNGEGGKEC, encoded by the exons ATGGAGGATTCACCAGAGTGGTTGCCCACTGGCTGGAGTATGGTGACCAAAACCAGAAAGAGTGGTATGACCGCTGGACGAACGTACAAG TGTTACATCTCATCAACTGGAAGCAAATTTTATTCGAAGGAAGAGGTCTTCCGCTATCTCAAGAATGGGAAGATACAGAGTCACACATCTGAACCCAACAAAAGAGACACTGCAACACATTGTCACTCAGCTGAACCGAACAAAATAGACACTGCAACACATTGTCACTCATCTAAACCGAAGAAAAGAGATGCTGCAGTGCATTGTCCCACATCTGAACAGAACAAAAGAGATGCTGCAGTGCATTCTACCAAATCTGCAAGCAAA GTTGTAGTGGAGAAGCATACAGCAGAGGGGTTGCCCCCAGGATGGATTAAGGAAATCAAGGTTACTCAAATGGCGGGTCGAACCAGAAAAGACCCG TATTACATCGATCCTGTAACCGGCTATGAATTCCGCTCTTTAAAGGATGTGTTTCGCTATCTTGAATCTGGTGATCTTGGGAAGTGTGCaaccaaaccaaagaaaagGCAAATCAGTGACATGGAGTCTATAGATACAGAGATCTCT CCACCTACTGCAgcaaaaacacacaaaataGCAGGTAATGCCACAAGGAGATGCCTCTTCACAGGCCGGAGCTCAATATTGAGTAAAGCAGTAGTAGAGGACGAACTGGTTCTGGAATCCTCCTCTGTGGTGGAAAAATGCTTATCGTTGCCCTTTTTCGCTGTAG ATGGGGAAACCTCTCGAACAATTAGTGATCACCAAGAATTTGAAGGCATAAAGAATGTGGAAGGGAAGATGGTCGTTGCTGAAAGCATGTCTATATCAGCTTCTGGAGCTGGCGTCTCTCAAGACACGCAGCTGTTGGAAAAATTCCATTCTGTAGAAGGGAAAAACTCTAAACTGATTAGTGCAGCTCAAAAATCTGGAGGTTTAGAGAATACAGAAGAGAAGATCTTCTGTGCTGAAAAGGGTCTTGTTTCATCTTCTGAAGCAAATGGCTTTGCAGAGAAGCGTTCTTCAGAGAAACCACATGATGCAGATGGAGAAAGCACTGTACTGATCAGTGAAGCTCTAGAATCTGCAGGCTTAGAGAATATGGAAGAGAAGATGATCAGTGCTGAAAAAAGTCCTATTTTAGTTCCTGCAGCGGACATCAAGCAGCCTTCAGAGAAACTTCATTCTGCGGATGAGAAAAGCTCTGAACCAGTTAGTATAGCCCAACAAGAATCTGAAGGCTTGGAGAACATGGAACACAAGATAGCCAATGCTGAAAATGGTCTTATTTCAGCTCCGTCAGCTGTGGTCTCTCCGGATAAACAGCCCCTAGGGAAAAGTCTTGGAAAGCGTAAAACCAGGGCCCAGCTTCGCACAATTAGTACCCAAGATGGAAAAGAACTTCCCTTGCCTCGTAGGGCTTCAAAACGGATTGCTGGGCTCCAAGCTGAGTTGGCACCAGATTTAGAGAATACTGTAGAGAAGATCATCTGTGCTAAAAAATGTCTTGTTTCACCTCCTGAGGCAGATGTCATTGCAGAGAAGCATTCTTCAGAGAAACCACATGATGCAGATGGGGAAAGCACTGAACTGATCAGTGAAGCTCTAGAATCTGGAGGCTTAGAAAATATGGAAGAGAAGATGCTCTGTGCTGAAAAAGGTCGTATTTCTGCTCCTGCAGCAGATGCCTCTCCAGAGAAGCAGCCTTCAGAGAAACTGCATTCTGCAGATGGGAAAAGCTTTGAACCAGTTAGCATAGCCCAACAAGAATCTGAAGCATTGGAGAACATGGAACACAAGATAGTCAATGCTGGAAATGGGCTTATTTCAGCTCCGTCAGCTGAGGTCTCTCCAGAGAAGCAGCCTTCAGGGAGCAGTCTTGGAAAGCGTAAAACCAGGGCCCAGCTTCGCACAATTAGCACCCAAGATGGAAAAGAACTCCCCTTGCCTCGTAGGGCTTCAAAACGGCTTGCTGGGGTCGAAGTTGAGTTGACACCAGATTTGGGAATTTCTGAACGGGCCCTTCGAATGGTGGCTAAACATTCTGTTAATCTTGAAGCAAATCCAGCTATAGGTGTTAGTCCAAATAGTTACAATCATCAGGCACCTAAAGAGGCCAACCCACTTGACGCTGCAGGTGAAGTAGTAACTACAGACCCACTTGACACTGCTGGTGAAGTATTAACTACACCTCATGCTTCGCTGTTAAATGAAAATGCATCTAAGGTGGGTGAAAATCCTAATCAGGATGAAGCTGCTCCAGAGGAACCCGCTGGAAAATTTGAAAGTGAGAAACAGGCTACAGATAATCCGGGAAAGTTTGACAGTGAGAAACAGTCGACAGAGAATTTAGGGGAAAGTGAGAAACAGTCGTCGGTGAATCCAGGGGAACCCACGAAAAAGTTTGAAAGTCAGAAAGAGTACTCAGAGAAGCCAGTGGATTCATCTGTTGTCTTGCCTTTTGGGGACTCATGGCCAGATCCCTGCCTTGAATTTGCATTCAAGACTCTCACAGGTGCCATTCCAGTGGATGATAATCTAGTGATTGGGGATTACTTGCAAGAGAATCTCAGCATGCCTCAGGACCAGAGCTTCACACTACCAGATCTTGGCTTAGATGGCTTTTGTCAAACTGATATTATGTTCCAGTTTGGTGCAACAGAGAAATCAGCACCCAAACAGCAGTCTCCAGGGAAGCCTACATGTACATCTGTAGGAAATTGTGGTATGGAGGCTTCTGGAGATAGTGCCTTACAGCAACCTAACGGGGAAGGGGGCAAAGAATGTTGA
- the LOC122082816 gene encoding methyl-CpG-binding domain-containing protein 13 isoform X1 — MAIEKSPDSLPAGWIREPKERPNGRTDWYYINLKTGEKCRSKIEVARHSKSGDLCSVTPQPNRRFSRDNKKQLAAQMEDSPEWLPTGWSMVTKTRKSGMTAGRTYKCYISSTGSKFYSKEEVFRYLKNGKIQSHTSEPNKRDTATHCHSAEPNKIDTATHCHSSKPKKRDAAVHCPTSEQNKRDAAVHSTKSASKVVVEKHTAEGLPPGWIKEIKVTQMAGRTRKDPYYIDPVTGYEFRSLKDVFRYLESGDLGKCATKPKKRQISDMESIDTEISPPTAAKTHKIAGNATRRCLFTGRSSILSKAVVEDELVLESSSVVEKCLSLPFFAVDGETSRTISDHQEFEGIKNVEGKMVVAESMSISASGAGVSQDTQLLEKFHSVEGKNSKLISAAQKSGGLENTEEKIFCAEKGLVSSSEANGFAEKRSSEKPHDADGESTVLISEALESAGLENMEEKMISAEKSPILVPAADIKQPSEKLHSADEKSSEPVSIAQQESEGLENMEHKIANAENGLISAPSAVVSPDKQPLGKSLGKRKTRAQLRTISTQDGKELPLPRRASKRIAGLQAELAPDLENTVEKIICAKKCLVSPPEADVIAEKHSSEKPHDADGESTELISEALESGGLENMEEKMLCAEKGRISAPAADASPEKQPSEKLHSADGKSFEPVSIAQQESEALENMEHKIVNAGNGLISAPSAEVSPEKQPSGSSLGKRKTRAQLRTISTQDGKELPLPRRASKRLAGVEVELTPDLGISERALRMVAKHSVNLEANPAIGVSPNSYNHQAPKEANPLDAAGEVVTTDPLDTAGEVLTTPHASLLNENASKVGENPNQDEAAPEEPAGKFESEKQATDNPGKFDSEKQSTENLGESEKQSSVNPGEPTKKFESQKEYSEKPVDSSVVLPFGDSWPDPCLEFAFKTLTGAIPVDDNLVIGDYLQENLSMPQDQSFTLPDLGLDGFCQTDIMFQFGATEKSAPKQQSPGKPTCTSVGNCGMEASGDSALQQPNGEGGKEC, encoded by the exons TACTATATTAATTTGAAAACTGGAGAAAAGTGTCGTTCCAAGATTGAAGTTGCTCGCCATAGTAAATCTGGAGATCTCTGCAGTGTCACGCCTCAACCTAATAGAAGATTCTCAAGAGATAATAAGAAGCAA CTTGCTGCGCAAATGGAGGATTCACCAGAGTGGTTGCCCACTGGCTGGAGTATGGTGACCAAAACCAGAAAGAGTGGTATGACCGCTGGACGAACGTACAAG TGTTACATCTCATCAACTGGAAGCAAATTTTATTCGAAGGAAGAGGTCTTCCGCTATCTCAAGAATGGGAAGATACAGAGTCACACATCTGAACCCAACAAAAGAGACACTGCAACACATTGTCACTCAGCTGAACCGAACAAAATAGACACTGCAACACATTGTCACTCATCTAAACCGAAGAAAAGAGATGCTGCAGTGCATTGTCCCACATCTGAACAGAACAAAAGAGATGCTGCAGTGCATTCTACCAAATCTGCAAGCAAA GTTGTAGTGGAGAAGCATACAGCAGAGGGGTTGCCCCCAGGATGGATTAAGGAAATCAAGGTTACTCAAATGGCGGGTCGAACCAGAAAAGACCCG TATTACATCGATCCTGTAACCGGCTATGAATTCCGCTCTTTAAAGGATGTGTTTCGCTATCTTGAATCTGGTGATCTTGGGAAGTGTGCaaccaaaccaaagaaaagGCAAATCAGTGACATGGAGTCTATAGATACAGAGATCTCT CCACCTACTGCAgcaaaaacacacaaaataGCAGGTAATGCCACAAGGAGATGCCTCTTCACAGGCCGGAGCTCAATATTGAGTAAAGCAGTAGTAGAGGACGAACTGGTTCTGGAATCCTCCTCTGTGGTGGAAAAATGCTTATCGTTGCCCTTTTTCGCTGTAG ATGGGGAAACCTCTCGAACAATTAGTGATCACCAAGAATTTGAAGGCATAAAGAATGTGGAAGGGAAGATGGTCGTTGCTGAAAGCATGTCTATATCAGCTTCTGGAGCTGGCGTCTCTCAAGACACGCAGCTGTTGGAAAAATTCCATTCTGTAGAAGGGAAAAACTCTAAACTGATTAGTGCAGCTCAAAAATCTGGAGGTTTAGAGAATACAGAAGAGAAGATCTTCTGTGCTGAAAAGGGTCTTGTTTCATCTTCTGAAGCAAATGGCTTTGCAGAGAAGCGTTCTTCAGAGAAACCACATGATGCAGATGGAGAAAGCACTGTACTGATCAGTGAAGCTCTAGAATCTGCAGGCTTAGAGAATATGGAAGAGAAGATGATCAGTGCTGAAAAAAGTCCTATTTTAGTTCCTGCAGCGGACATCAAGCAGCCTTCAGAGAAACTTCATTCTGCGGATGAGAAAAGCTCTGAACCAGTTAGTATAGCCCAACAAGAATCTGAAGGCTTGGAGAACATGGAACACAAGATAGCCAATGCTGAAAATGGTCTTATTTCAGCTCCGTCAGCTGTGGTCTCTCCGGATAAACAGCCCCTAGGGAAAAGTCTTGGAAAGCGTAAAACCAGGGCCCAGCTTCGCACAATTAGTACCCAAGATGGAAAAGAACTTCCCTTGCCTCGTAGGGCTTCAAAACGGATTGCTGGGCTCCAAGCTGAGTTGGCACCAGATTTAGAGAATACTGTAGAGAAGATCATCTGTGCTAAAAAATGTCTTGTTTCACCTCCTGAGGCAGATGTCATTGCAGAGAAGCATTCTTCAGAGAAACCACATGATGCAGATGGGGAAAGCACTGAACTGATCAGTGAAGCTCTAGAATCTGGAGGCTTAGAAAATATGGAAGAGAAGATGCTCTGTGCTGAAAAAGGTCGTATTTCTGCTCCTGCAGCAGATGCCTCTCCAGAGAAGCAGCCTTCAGAGAAACTGCATTCTGCAGATGGGAAAAGCTTTGAACCAGTTAGCATAGCCCAACAAGAATCTGAAGCATTGGAGAACATGGAACACAAGATAGTCAATGCTGGAAATGGGCTTATTTCAGCTCCGTCAGCTGAGGTCTCTCCAGAGAAGCAGCCTTCAGGGAGCAGTCTTGGAAAGCGTAAAACCAGGGCCCAGCTTCGCACAATTAGCACCCAAGATGGAAAAGAACTCCCCTTGCCTCGTAGGGCTTCAAAACGGCTTGCTGGGGTCGAAGTTGAGTTGACACCAGATTTGGGAATTTCTGAACGGGCCCTTCGAATGGTGGCTAAACATTCTGTTAATCTTGAAGCAAATCCAGCTATAGGTGTTAGTCCAAATAGTTACAATCATCAGGCACCTAAAGAGGCCAACCCACTTGACGCTGCAGGTGAAGTAGTAACTACAGACCCACTTGACACTGCTGGTGAAGTATTAACTACACCTCATGCTTCGCTGTTAAATGAAAATGCATCTAAGGTGGGTGAAAATCCTAATCAGGATGAAGCTGCTCCAGAGGAACCCGCTGGAAAATTTGAAAGTGAGAAACAGGCTACAGATAATCCGGGAAAGTTTGACAGTGAGAAACAGTCGACAGAGAATTTAGGGGAAAGTGAGAAACAGTCGTCGGTGAATCCAGGGGAACCCACGAAAAAGTTTGAAAGTCAGAAAGAGTACTCAGAGAAGCCAGTGGATTCATCTGTTGTCTTGCCTTTTGGGGACTCATGGCCAGATCCCTGCCTTGAATTTGCATTCAAGACTCTCACAGGTGCCATTCCAGTGGATGATAATCTAGTGATTGGGGATTACTTGCAAGAGAATCTCAGCATGCCTCAGGACCAGAGCTTCACACTACCAGATCTTGGCTTAGATGGCTTTTGTCAAACTGATATTATGTTCCAGTTTGGTGCAACAGAGAAATCAGCACCCAAACAGCAGTCTCCAGGGAAGCCTACATGTACATCTGTAGGAAATTGTGGTATGGAGGCTTCTGGAGATAGTGCCTTACAGCAACCTAACGGGGAAGGGGGCAAAGAATGTTGA